A single Saccopteryx bilineata isolate mSacBil1 chromosome 9, mSacBil1_pri_phased_curated, whole genome shotgun sequence DNA region contains:
- the SPATA2L gene encoding spermatogenesis-associated protein 2-like protein, with amino-acid sequence MGSSSLSEDYRLCLERELRRGRAGVCGDPSLRAVLWQILVEDFDLHGALQDDALALLTDGLWGRADLAPALRGLARAFELLELAAVHLYLLPWRKEFTTIKMFSGGYVHVLKGALSDDLLIQSFQKMGYVPRDNHCLMVTALPPACQLVQVALGCFALRLECEILSEVLAQLGTSVLPAEELLQARRASADVASCVAWLQQRLAREEEPPPLPPRGSPAMYRAQLDLYRDLQEDEGSEEASLYGGSSPGPASPPSEPAYRPLLWEQSAKLWGTGGETWEPLEEAEASQQASSPPYGALEEEELAPGDYPFLSLHRALLTRPGDLAAPKAPGSPGRASPQRVHRPVPEPPGYQAHSCLAPGALPALCCDTCRQLHTVHCAALPACRLGHELRALIGDTQQRLWLQRAEVDTLLYDRPGARP; translated from the exons ATGGGCAGCAGCTCTCTGTCGGAGGACTACCGCCTGTGCTTGGAGCGCGAGCTGCGGCGCGGACGCGCAGGCGTGTGCGGGGACCCGTCGCTGCGCGCGGTGCTCTGGCAGATTCTGGTGGAAGACTTCGACCTGCACGGGGCGCTGCAGGACGACGCGCTGGCGCTGCTCACCGACGGCCTGTGGGGCCGCGCCGACCTGGCCCCCGCGCTGCGCGGCCTGGCCCGCGCCTTCGAGCTGCTGGAGCTGGCCGCCGTGCACCTGTATCTACTGCCCTGGAGGAAGGAGTTCACCACCATCAAG ATGTTCTCAGGGGGCTATGTGCATGTGCTGAAGGGTGCACTGTCAGATGACCTCCTCATCCAGAGCTTCCAGAAGATGGGCTATGTGCCCCGGGACAACCACTGCCTCATGGTGACTGCCTTGCCCCCCGCCTGCCAGCTGGTGCAGGTGGCCCTGGGCTGCTTCGCCCTGCGGCTGGAGTGTGAGATCCTGAGCGAGGTGCTGGCGCAGCTGGGCACCAGTGTGCTGCCCGCCGAGGAGCTGCTGCAGGCACGGCGAGCCAGCGCAGATGTGGCCTCCTGCGTGGCGTGGCTGCAGCAGCGGCTGGCCCGGGAAGAGGAGCCACCACCTCTGCCCCCCCGGGGTTCCCCGGCTATGTACCGGGCCCAGCTGGACCTGTACCGGGACCTGCAGGAGGACGAGGGCTCGGAGGAGGCCAGCCTGTACGGAGGGTCCTCTCCAGGCCCGGCCTCGCCTCCCTCAGAGCCAGCCTACAGGCCTCTGCTCTGGGAGCAGAGTGCCAAACTGTGGGGCACTGGGGGTGAGACCTGGGAGCCCCTGGAGGAGGCTGAGGCGTCGCAGCAAGCCAGCAGCCCACCCTACGGGGCCCTGGAGGAGGAAGAGCTGGCGCCTGGAGactaccccttcctctccctgcacCGAGCGCTGCTGACTCGGCCTGGGGACCTGGCTGCCCCCAAAGCCCCTGGGAGCCCTGGGCGGGCCAGCCCCCAGCGTGTGCACAGGCCCGTCCCCGAGCCCCCGGGCTACCAGGCACATAGCTGCCTGGCCCCTGGTGCCCTGCCCGCCCTCTGCTGTGACACATGTCGCCAGCTGCACACTGTCCACTGTGCCGCCTTGCCTGCCTGCCGCCTGGGCCACGAGCTGCGTGCCCTGATTGGTGACACACAGCAGCGCCTGTGGCTGCAGCGTGCGGAGGTGGACACCCTGCTCTATGACCGCCCCGGGGCCCGACCTTAG